A section of the Candidatus Latescibacterota bacterium genome encodes:
- a CDS encoding ABC transporter permease — MNKVWAILAREYLERVRRKSFFIGLVLVPLFMSAVILLPVWLSRVEGEGVSRGLIVDASGLVKAPLEDALAADTLSTGEARYRFVDKELGDAPFLSGDAREQALGTLLGEEAIDWYLEIPANVLETGDCTFHGRVVSNFTQLENIQSRITEILRGERLRRLDLDPALLSELSVHADLKTIQHRGEKASEAGFESLYFGTLTLVMILYMTILVFGTMIQRSILEDKNQHITEVVLSSMSATRFFTGKILGIGAVGLTQYLAWLLLGAGAMAFGLVSSAQLGALPVLSPVTLLAFVSFYVLGFLLFAGLFAAVGAMSTTDQEAQQLMQPLVMLLVVPLVIMVYIFQNPDSAVSVALSLIPVFTPLVMFMRINISQPPLWQIALAYGLLIASVAVVFVISGRIFRVGILMTGKKLSLVEAWRWVRQP; from the coding sequence ATGAACAAGGTCTGGGCGATCCTCGCGCGCGAGTATCTGGAGCGGGTGCGTCGGAAGTCCTTCTTCATCGGCCTCGTCCTGGTGCCGCTGTTCATGAGCGCCGTGATCCTGCTGCCGGTCTGGCTCAGCCGCGTCGAGGGCGAGGGGGTCAGCCGCGGGCTGATCGTGGACGCCAGCGGCCTGGTGAAGGCGCCCCTGGAGGACGCGCTGGCGGCCGACACGCTCAGCACCGGCGAGGCGCGCTACCGATTCGTCGACAAGGAGCTCGGCGACGCGCCCTTCCTGAGCGGCGACGCGCGCGAGCAGGCGCTGGGGACGTTGCTGGGCGAGGAGGCGATCGACTGGTACCTCGAGATTCCGGCCAACGTCCTCGAGACCGGCGACTGCACCTTCCATGGCCGCGTGGTCAGCAACTTCACGCAGCTGGAGAACATCCAGTCGCGCATCACCGAGATCCTGCGCGGCGAGCGCCTGCGGCGTCTGGACCTGGATCCCGCGCTGCTCAGCGAGCTCTCGGTGCACGCGGATCTCAAGACCATCCAGCACCGGGGCGAGAAGGCCAGCGAGGCGGGCTTCGAGTCGCTCTACTTCGGCACGCTGACCCTGGTGATGATCCTCTACATGACCATCCTCGTCTTCGGGACCATGATCCAGCGCAGCATCCTGGAGGACAAGAACCAGCACATCACGGAGGTGGTGCTGTCGAGCATGAGCGCCACGCGCTTCTTCACCGGCAAGATCCTCGGCATCGGCGCGGTGGGGCTGACGCAGTATCTCGCGTGGCTCCTGCTCGGCGCGGGAGCCATGGCCTTCGGCCTCGTGAGCAGCGCGCAGCTCGGGGCGCTGCCGGTGCTGTCGCCGGTGACGCTGCTGGCCTTCGTCAGCTTCTACGTGCTCGGCTTCCTGCTCTTCGCCGGCCTCTTCGCGGCGGTGGGCGCCATGAGCACCACGGACCAGGAGGCGCAGCAGCTCATGCAGCCGCTGGTGATGCTGCTCGTGGTGCCGCTGGTGATCATGGTCTACATCTTCCAGAATCCCGATTCGGCGGTGTCGGTGGCGCTCAGCCTGATCCCCGTGTTCACGCCGCTGGTGATGTTCATGCGGATCAACATCAGCCAGCCGCCGCTCTGGCAGATCGCGCTGGCCTACGGGCTGCTCATCGCCTCGGTGGCGGTGGTCTTCGTGATCTCGGGGCGGATCTTCCGCGTCGGGATCCTGATGACGGGCAAGAAGCTCAGCCTCGTGGAGGCCTGGCGCTGGGTGAGGCAGCCCTAG
- a CDS encoding acyl-CoA dehydrogenase family protein: MDFQLSEQHRMIRDMARDFARGEIEPVAARLDAEKRFPADILAKAAGLGLMGVMVPPEYGGAGLDMLAYILVLEEVAKACASTCVILSVHNTLANGTLLRYGNAAQKQRWLPDAAAGKTLGAYLLTEPGAGSDAASLQCRAEAVDGGWRMNGSKAFITNGGQADFGILYAVTEPGGGSKGISAFVLDFKLPGVHRGPNEKKMGLNASSTVMVTLEDVVLPADALLGERGEGLKIALGMLDAGRIGIAAQSLGIAAAALEESQRYAGEREQFGSAIGRFQSVQWHLVDMALGVEAARLLTYRAALDYGEGRGVTKEAAMAKLYASQTAVRCAELAVQIHGGYGYLKDFKVERLFRDARVLEIYEGTTEVQRMVIARQLLSA, encoded by the coding sequence ATGGACTTCCAGCTCTCCGAACAGCACCGCATGATCCGCGACATGGCGCGCGACTTCGCCCGGGGGGAAATCGAGCCCGTGGCCGCGCGTCTGGACGCGGAGAAACGCTTTCCCGCGGACATCCTCGCGAAGGCCGCCGGTCTCGGCCTGATGGGGGTGATGGTCCCTCCGGAGTACGGCGGCGCGGGGCTGGACATGCTCGCCTACATCCTCGTGCTCGAGGAGGTGGCCAAGGCCTGCGCGTCCACCTGCGTGATCCTGTCCGTGCACAACACCCTCGCCAACGGAACCCTGCTCCGCTACGGCAACGCGGCGCAGAAGCAGCGCTGGCTCCCGGACGCCGCCGCCGGCAAGACCCTGGGCGCCTACCTGCTCACCGAGCCCGGCGCCGGCAGCGACGCGGCGAGCCTCCAGTGCCGGGCCGAGGCCGTGGACGGCGGCTGGCGCATGAACGGCAGCAAGGCCTTCATCACGAACGGGGGGCAGGCCGACTTCGGCATCCTCTACGCCGTCACCGAGCCCGGCGGCGGCAGCAAGGGGATCAGCGCCTTCGTCCTCGATTTCAAGTTGCCAGGCGTGCACCGTGGGCCCAACGAGAAGAAGATGGGCCTCAACGCCTCCTCCACCGTCATGGTGACGCTGGAGGACGTCGTGCTGCCCGCGGACGCCCTGCTGGGCGAGCGCGGCGAGGGCCTCAAGATCGCCCTCGGCATGCTCGACGCCGGCCGCATCGGCATCGCGGCGCAGAGCCTGGGCATCGCCGCGGCCGCGCTGGAGGAGTCGCAGCGCTACGCCGGCGAGCGCGAGCAGTTCGGCTCGGCCATCGGGCGGTTCCAGTCGGTGCAGTGGCACCTGGTGGACATGGCGCTCGGCGTGGAGGCCGCGCGTCTGCTGACCTACCGCGCCGCCCTGGACTATGGCGAAGGGCGCGGCGTGACCAAGGAGGCGGCCATGGCCAAGCTCTACGCGAGCCAGACCGCCGTCCGCTGCGCCGAACTGGCCGTGCAGATCCACGGCGGGTATGGCTACTTGAAGGACTTCAAGGTGGAGCGGCTCTTCCGCGACGCCCGCGTGCTCGAGATCTACGAAGGCACGACGGAGGTGCAGCGCATGGTGATCGCGCGGCAGCTCCTGAGCGCCTGA
- a CDS encoding CoA pyrophosphatase gives MSPDELAALDADTLASRLGRLLDVAAGDQPVGPGLVDAAVLVPLLDGTGAHGADGPALLFMRRARDLPDHAGQVAFPGGVRELGDATLRDTALREASEEVAVAPGDVRLLGPLPRVSTLAKYSIQPFLSLWPPGRYGVASPAEVDHVFQVPLAWLAAPANSEETEIALPGGRRLRVPAWLWEGEVIWGATRRITLTLLDLVAALRS, from the coding sequence GTGAGTCCTGACGAGCTCGCCGCGCTGGATGCGGACACCCTCGCGTCGCGGCTGGGCCGCCTGCTGGACGTCGCCGCCGGCGATCAGCCCGTGGGTCCGGGCCTGGTGGACGCGGCGGTGCTCGTCCCGCTGCTCGACGGGACCGGCGCCCACGGCGCCGACGGCCCCGCGCTCCTCTTCATGCGCCGCGCCCGGGACCTGCCCGACCACGCGGGCCAGGTGGCCTTTCCCGGCGGGGTCCGCGAGCTGGGCGACGCCACGCTCCGCGACACGGCCCTGCGCGAGGCCAGCGAGGAGGTGGCCGTGGCGCCGGGCGACGTGCGCCTGCTGGGCCCGCTGCCCCGCGTGAGCACGCTGGCCAAGTACAGCATCCAGCCCTTCCTCAGCCTCTGGCCGCCGGGGCGCTACGGCGTCGCGAGCCCGGCCGAGGTGGATCACGTCTTCCAGGTTCCCCTCGCCTGGCTCGCCGCTCCCGCGAACAGCGAGGAGACGGAGATCGCCCTGCCCGGCGGCCGCCGTCTGCGGGTGCCTGCGTGGCTCTGGGAGGGCGAGGTGATCTGGGGCGCGACGCGGCGCATCACGCTCACGCTGCTCGACCTCGTGGCGGCCCTTCGGTCTTGA
- a CDS encoding electron transfer flavoprotein subunit beta/FixA family protein → MKIAVMVKQVADTAARIELADGGGAVKLDGVQMVLNPYDEFAVEQAIKVKEASGGEVVVFNLGPAGADEAVKTALAMGCDRAVLCRDDAVGELDAAGVAAALAAMIKKEGGFDLVFCGKQATDGDSHQVGPAVAQLLDLPAVTFVTSFALADGAATVGREAEGVRETLSVKLPALFTCQKGLNEPRYPSLPGIMQAARKPKETLTLADLGVDTSRRVQRKGLSLPPPRAAGKILKGEIPDQVKELVKLLRDEAKAV, encoded by the coding sequence ATGAAGATCGCCGTGATGGTGAAGCAGGTGGCCGACACCGCCGCGCGCATCGAGCTGGCCGACGGCGGCGGCGCCGTCAAGCTCGACGGTGTGCAGATGGTGCTCAATCCCTACGACGAGTTCGCCGTGGAGCAGGCCATCAAGGTGAAGGAGGCGAGCGGGGGCGAAGTGGTGGTCTTCAACCTCGGGCCGGCCGGCGCGGACGAGGCCGTCAAGACGGCCCTCGCCATGGGCTGCGACCGCGCCGTCCTCTGCCGCGACGACGCGGTGGGCGAGCTCGACGCCGCCGGCGTCGCCGCCGCCCTGGCCGCCATGATCAAGAAGGAGGGCGGGTTCGACCTCGTCTTCTGCGGGAAGCAGGCGACGGACGGCGACAGCCACCAGGTGGGCCCCGCCGTCGCGCAGCTCCTGGATTTGCCGGCCGTGACCTTCGTCACGTCCTTCGCGCTGGCCGACGGCGCGGCGACGGTGGGCCGCGAGGCCGAGGGCGTCCGCGAGACGCTCAGCGTCAAGCTCCCGGCCCTCTTCACCTGCCAGAAGGGCCTCAACGAACCCCGCTACCCCAGCCTGCCTGGCATCATGCAGGCGGCGCGCAAGCCCAAGGAGACGCTGACCCTGGCCGACCTTGGCGTCGACACGTCGCGGCGCGTCCAGCGCAAGGGCCTCAGCCTGCCGCCGCCCCGCGCGGCCGGCAAGATCCTGAAGGGGGAGATCCCCGATCAGGTGAAAGAACTCGTGAAGCTGCTGCGCGATGAAGCCAAGGCCGTCTAG
- a CDS encoding electron transfer flavoprotein subunit alpha/FixB family protein, producing MTSIWVYLESKGGKLSKGSLEALGEARRQADAGGGTVTALLFGAGLGDMPAEAGRRGADRVITAEDAAWADFNLELHLHLAIRALAGSDADLLLMSVGTHTRELAARLAAHLGAGLAADCVELSRDGDTLLFKRPIYAGKAFETVALEGKPAIATLRPNNFAPMPADAGRSASVEPLGESLDAAGLRVVVKEAVAAAADKVPLGEASIIVSGGRGMKGPENYAILEELAGVLGAAVGASRAAVDAGWRPHADQVGQTGKTVSPVLYIACGISGAIQHLAGMSSSRFIVAVNKDPDAPIFKVADYGIVGDLFEVVPLLTEEFKRALAS from the coding sequence ATGACATCGATCTGGGTCTACCTGGAGTCCAAGGGCGGCAAGCTGAGCAAGGGCTCGCTGGAGGCCCTGGGCGAGGCGCGCCGGCAGGCCGACGCCGGCGGCGGCACGGTGACCGCGCTGCTCTTCGGAGCGGGGCTCGGCGACATGCCGGCCGAGGCCGGACGGCGGGGCGCCGACCGCGTGATCACCGCGGAGGACGCCGCCTGGGCCGACTTCAACCTGGAACTGCACCTGCACCTGGCGATCCGCGCCCTCGCGGGCAGCGACGCCGATCTGCTCCTGATGAGCGTCGGCACGCACACGCGGGAGCTGGCGGCGCGGCTGGCGGCCCACCTGGGCGCGGGCCTGGCGGCCGACTGCGTCGAGCTGAGCCGCGACGGCGACACGCTGCTCTTCAAGCGGCCGATCTACGCGGGCAAGGCCTTCGAGACCGTCGCGCTGGAGGGCAAGCCCGCCATCGCGACCCTGCGTCCCAACAACTTCGCGCCGATGCCCGCAGACGCGGGCCGCAGCGCGAGCGTGGAGCCCCTCGGCGAGAGCCTCGACGCCGCCGGCCTGCGGGTGGTGGTGAAGGAGGCCGTGGCCGCCGCGGCCGACAAGGTGCCCCTCGGCGAGGCGAGCATCATCGTCTCGGGCGGGCGCGGCATGAAGGGGCCGGAGAACTACGCGATCCTCGAGGAGCTGGCGGGGGTGCTCGGGGCCGCCGTGGGCGCGAGCCGCGCCGCGGTGGACGCCGGCTGGCGTCCCCATGCGGATCAGGTGGGGCAGACGGGCAAGACCGTCAGTCCGGTGCTCTACATCGCCTGCGGGATCTCCGGAGCGATCCAGCACCTGGCGGGGATGAGCTCCAGCCGCTTCATCGTGGCCGTGAACAAGGATCCGGACGCGCCGATCTTCAAGGTGGCCGACTACGGCATCGTGGGGGATCTCTTCGAGGTGGTGCCCCTGCTCACGGAGGAGTTCAAGCGCGCGCTGGCGTCTTGA
- the trpS gene encoding tryptophan--tRNA ligase has protein sequence MKRVFSGIQPSGEPHLGNYAGALMNWVRLQQDYECIYCVVDYHAITQSYEPEVLGRRTIDMATAILAAGVDPERATLFVQSAVPEHTELAWLLNCVTPLGELERMTQFKDKSARNRKNINAGLLNYPVLQAADIVLYKAALVPVGEDQVQHLELSREIVRRFNARFGDVFPEPEPLLSTAKRILGLDGQAKMSKSLGNTLAMLAEEDEIWEKLRPAVTDARRVRRSDPGEPEDCNIFTIHKAFTPEDKRAELAAGCRGATIGCIDCKRVLADNLNADLAPVRERYRELQAAPERVREILAAGAERCRALARETLAEARQAMGLPR, from the coding sequence ATGAAGCGGGTTTTCAGCGGCATCCAGCCCTCCGGCGAGCCCCATCTGGGCAACTACGCTGGGGCGCTCATGAACTGGGTCCGCCTGCAGCAGGACTACGAGTGCATCTACTGCGTCGTGGACTACCACGCGATCACGCAGAGCTACGAGCCGGAAGTCCTTGGCAGGCGCACGATCGACATGGCGACGGCCATCCTGGCGGCGGGCGTGGATCCGGAGCGCGCCACGCTCTTCGTGCAGTCGGCGGTGCCCGAGCACACGGAGCTGGCCTGGCTGCTCAACTGCGTGACGCCGCTCGGCGAGCTCGAGCGCATGACCCAGTTCAAGGACAAGTCGGCGCGCAACCGCAAGAACATCAACGCGGGCCTGCTGAACTACCCGGTGCTGCAGGCGGCCGACATCGTGCTCTACAAGGCCGCGCTGGTGCCGGTGGGCGAGGACCAGGTGCAGCACCTGGAGCTGAGCCGGGAGATCGTCCGGCGCTTCAACGCGCGCTTCGGCGACGTCTTCCCCGAGCCCGAGCCGCTGCTGAGCACGGCCAAGCGCATCCTGGGCCTGGACGGCCAGGCGAAGATGAGCAAGAGCCTGGGCAACACGCTGGCGATGCTGGCGGAGGAAGACGAGATCTGGGAGAAGCTGCGGCCGGCGGTCACGGATGCGCGGCGGGTCCGTCGCAGCGATCCGGGCGAGCCCGAGGACTGCAACATCTTCACGATCCACAAGGCCTTCACTCCGGAGGACAAGCGCGCCGAGCTGGCGGCGGGCTGCCGGGGCGCGACCATCGGCTGCATCGACTGCAAGCGCGTGCTGGCCGACAACCTGAACGCCGACCTGGCGCCGGTGCGCGAGCGCTATCGCGAGCTGCAGGCCGCGCCGGAGCGGGTGCGGGAGATCCTGGCGGCGGGAGCCGAGCGCTGCCGAGCCCTGGCGCGCGAGACGCTGGCCGAGGCCCGGCAGGCGATGGGTTTGCCGCGCTAG
- a CDS encoding ATP-binding cassette domain-containing protein gives MIELQGVTKRYDRTVAVDGIDYRFQPGKLTGFLGPNGAGKSTTIRMIMNIIAPDSGRITAGGEPLTEDFRNRLGYLPEERGLYKKMKVLDHLVFFGSLKGLSRGEARRRGQAWLDRLGLADRAQGKVEDLSKGMQQKIQFAGTLLHEPELILLDEPFSGLDPINAEALKDIMLELKRAGRTVIFSTHMMDQAEKLCDEIALINKGQLVLSGALSALRASFGRSNLRVRFVGDAGVLRGDARVVSFQETEPGLAELRLADGHAPGEVLREWSARLDIDHFEVIVPSLHNIFIQTVTAPAAAAEGGAA, from the coding sequence GTGATCGAACTGCAGGGCGTGACCAAGCGCTACGACCGCACGGTGGCCGTGGACGGCATCGACTACCGCTTCCAGCCGGGCAAGCTCACAGGCTTCCTCGGCCCCAACGGAGCGGGCAAGTCCACGACCATCCGCATGATCATGAACATCATCGCCCCGGACTCGGGGCGCATCACCGCGGGCGGGGAGCCGCTCACCGAGGACTTCCGCAACCGCCTGGGCTACCTACCCGAGGAGCGCGGCCTCTACAAGAAGATGAAGGTGCTCGACCACCTCGTCTTCTTCGGCAGCCTGAAGGGGCTGAGCCGGGGCGAGGCGCGGCGGCGCGGCCAGGCCTGGCTCGACCGCCTGGGCCTCGCCGATCGGGCGCAGGGCAAGGTGGAAGACCTGTCCAAGGGCATGCAGCAGAAGATCCAGTTCGCCGGCACGCTGCTGCACGAGCCGGAGCTGATCCTGCTGGACGAGCCCTTCAGCGGCCTCGACCCCATCAACGCCGAGGCGCTCAAGGACATCATGCTCGAGCTCAAGCGCGCGGGCCGCACGGTGATCTTCTCGACGCACATGATGGACCAGGCCGAGAAGCTCTGCGACGAGATCGCCCTCATCAACAAGGGGCAGCTGGTGCTCTCCGGCGCCCTGAGCGCGCTGCGGGCGTCCTTCGGCAGGAGCAACCTGCGGGTGCGCTTCGTGGGCGACGCCGGCGTGCTTCGCGGCGACGCCCGCGTGGTCAGCTTCCAGGAGACGGAGCCCGGCCTGGCCGAGCTTCGCCTCGCGGACGGCCACGCGCCGGGCGAAGTGCTTCGCGAGTGGAGCGCGCGCCTGGACATAGACCACTTCGAGGTGATCGTCCCGAGCCTCCACAACATCTTCATCCAGACGGTGACGGCCCCCGCGGCCGCCGCGGAAGGGGGTGCGGCATGA
- a CDS encoding energy transducer TonB, which produces MKPQNPHRLDQRDRHGASRRGVFSDTNTSFVVSTGLHVLLFMLLGIGGAKKVHDTVKLTEISYIEERYGQEVAKKVTVAPQKVAAVQAKPAEAPKLEGSIFAKAEPKGLPPQPELSDVPLPKPAPLEAPNPFAKAVLKSRQRRDAAPAVPRSSDEEVLLTAGLTENPKRVRMASEDVDLKGQVLVGRKSRLTESALFEVDDSGPGLAGGALTLSVPEGGVATGHADLRGGTLAEGKQAYQGQLPSGNLVTKDGSRDRLESLATLQKSGMPGGVGDGGPVGGGVVEPSRGTGLVSRGGADAVTRGGSLKASSGGPRPAELLAKTIAPPPAAEEEAAPAQPGPSDKAGKGVSMTLSGPILGREVLSSVAPDYPEDAKRQGWQGTVSVYFTVRPDGSIKKVFVEQASPYQVLDEAAKRCLEHWRFSPLPDGSTAEQWGVLTIVFRLR; this is translated from the coding sequence GTGAAGCCGCAGAACCCGCACCGGCTGGACCAGCGGGACCGTCACGGCGCCTCGCGCCGCGGGGTGTTCTCGGACACCAACACGTCCTTCGTGGTCAGCACCGGCCTGCACGTCCTGCTCTTCATGCTGCTGGGCATCGGCGGCGCGAAGAAGGTGCACGACACGGTCAAGCTGACGGAGATCTCCTACATCGAGGAGCGCTACGGGCAGGAAGTGGCGAAGAAGGTCACGGTGGCGCCGCAGAAGGTGGCCGCGGTCCAGGCCAAGCCGGCCGAGGCGCCGAAGCTCGAGGGCTCGATCTTCGCCAAAGCCGAGCCCAAGGGTCTGCCTCCCCAGCCCGAGCTCAGCGACGTGCCCCTGCCCAAGCCCGCGCCCCTGGAGGCGCCCAATCCCTTCGCCAAGGCCGTGCTCAAGTCGCGGCAGCGCCGCGACGCGGCCCCGGCCGTGCCCCGGTCCAGCGACGAGGAGGTGCTCCTCACCGCGGGCCTGACCGAGAATCCGAAGCGGGTGCGCATGGCGAGCGAGGACGTCGACCTGAAGGGGCAGGTGCTGGTGGGACGCAAGTCGCGCCTCACGGAGAGCGCCCTCTTCGAGGTGGACGACAGCGGCCCCGGCCTCGCCGGCGGCGCGCTCACCCTCTCGGTGCCCGAGGGCGGCGTGGCCACGGGCCACGCGGACCTGCGCGGCGGCACGCTGGCCGAGGGCAAGCAGGCCTACCAGGGCCAGCTCCCCTCGGGCAATCTCGTCACGAAGGACGGCAGCCGGGATCGCCTGGAATCGCTCGCCACGCTCCAGAAGAGCGGCATGCCGGGCGGCGTCGGCGACGGCGGCCCCGTGGGCGGCGGCGTGGTGGAGCCGAGCCGTGGCACGGGCCTGGTGTCGCGGGGCGGCGCGGATGCAGTCACCCGCGGCGGCAGCCTGAAGGCCTCCTCCGGCGGGCCGCGCCCGGCGGAACTACTGGCCAAGACCATCGCGCCCCCTCCCGCCGCCGAGGAGGAGGCTGCGCCCGCCCAGCCGGGCCCGAGCGACAAGGCCGGCAAGGGCGTCTCCATGACGCTCAGCGGTCCGATCCTGGGCCGGGAGGTGCTGTCCTCGGTCGCGCCCGACTACCCCGAGGACGCCAAGCGCCAGGGGTGGCAGGGCACCGTGAGCGTCTACTTCACCGTGCGGCCCGACGGCAGCATCAAGAAGGTCTTCGTCGAACAGGCCAGCCCCTACCAGGTGCTGGACGAGGCCGCGAAGCGCTGCCTCGAGCACTGGCGCTTCAGCCCGCTGCCGGACGGCTCGACCGCCGAGCAGTGGGGCGTGCTCACCATCGTCTTCCGTTTGCGCTGA
- a CDS encoding PDZ domain-containing protein, whose amino-acid sequence MKHQVPVALVALALLVGQTGSALAKSPRVNWHDQDGSRVIVIDDDSKLQFLGDGAFLGVTLSDLDADEAGKDGGVRVQSVFDDTPAREAGLEAGDIILEFDGKKVTDAAALTALVREHDPGDKVKVKARRDGDSKTFRVTLAEREQSVTLDQLGRGPHRFFAMGDDDDSYDWVQGFGPGAARLGVEARDLDEDLGGYFPGAKHGALVLSVDEDSPAAKAGLKAGDVITKLGDDDVESVSDLRKAVGALAGEDAGTLVYVRKGKTERVDVEIPAAKAPFMIKRFSGDDAPFGQFHRMARPLNGGDEDLQNKLDALEKRLQELEQRLKND is encoded by the coding sequence ATGAAGCACCAAGTCCCCGTCGCCCTGGTCGCGCTGGCCCTTCTCGTCGGCCAGACCGGGAGCGCGCTGGCCAAGAGCCCGCGCGTGAACTGGCACGATCAGGACGGCAGCCGCGTCATCGTGATCGACGACGACAGCAAGCTCCAGTTCCTCGGCGACGGCGCCTTCCTCGGCGTCACCCTCAGCGATCTCGATGCGGACGAGGCCGGCAAGGACGGCGGCGTGCGCGTCCAGTCCGTCTTCGACGACACCCCCGCCCGCGAGGCGGGCCTCGAGGCCGGGGACATCATCCTGGAGTTCGACGGCAAGAAGGTGACGGACGCCGCCGCGCTCACCGCGCTCGTGCGCGAGCACGACCCCGGCGACAAGGTCAAGGTCAAGGCCCGGCGCGACGGGGACAGCAAGACCTTCCGCGTCACCCTGGCCGAGCGCGAGCAGTCGGTGACGCTCGACCAGCTCGGCCGCGGCCCGCACCGCTTCTTCGCGATGGGCGACGACGACGACAGCTACGACTGGGTCCAGGGCTTCGGCCCCGGCGCCGCCCGCCTGGGCGTGGAAGCCCGTGACCTCGACGAGGACCTCGGCGGCTACTTCCCCGGCGCCAAGCACGGCGCGCTGGTGCTCTCCGTGGACGAGGACAGCCCCGCCGCCAAGGCCGGCCTCAAGGCCGGCGACGTGATCACCAAGCTCGGCGATGACGACGTGGAGAGCGTGAGCGACCTGCGCAAGGCCGTCGGCGCGCTGGCGGGCGAGGACGCCGGCACCCTGGTCTACGTCCGCAAGGGCAAGACCGAGCGCGTGGACGTGGAGATCCCCGCCGCGAAGGCGCCCTTCATGATCAAGCGCTTCAGCGGCGACGACGCGCCCTTCGGCCAGTTCCACCGCATGGCGCGCCCGCTGAACGGCGGCGATGAGGACCTGCAGAACAAGCTCGACGCGCTGGAGAAGCGGCTCCAGGAACTGGAGCAGCGACTGAAGAACGACTGA